Sequence from the Oryzias melastigma strain HK-1 unplaced genomic scaffold, ASM292280v2 sc07502, whole genome shotgun sequence genome:
GGCGATGGACAGCTGCCTCTGCAGGGACTCCTTCTCGTGGCCCAGCTCCCGCAGGCGGAGGTGCGCCGTCCCCAGGCTGTCCTGCGTCTCCCTCAGGCTCTCCAGCAGCCGCTCCCGCTCCGTCAGCATGTTCACCATCAGCGACTCCAGGTTCCccgtgcttcctccttcatcgcTTCCTCCGCCGCCGCCGCGAGGGTCTCGACCGCCGTAGCCCCCGACGCCTCCCATCCCGCCGCCCATCCCTCCTCCGCCGCCCGCCGGAGAAGACGAGCCGCCCCCTCCGCCGCCGCGCCCGTCCTCCGAGATGGTGGGCATCACCTCGCACATCATCTTGAGGCCTGAGCGTTGTTATCCGAGGAGACGACTAGGAGGGCGTGGCGAGGAGCGGGTCGCCAGACATCAAAAGCTCAGCAGGTG
This genomic interval carries:
- the LOC112142329 gene encoding liprin-alpha-3, with the translated sequence MMCEVMPTISEDGRGGGGGGSSSPAGGGGGMGGGMGGVGGYGGRDPRGGGGGSDEGGSTGNLESLMVNMLTERERLLESLRETQDSLGTAHLRLRELGHEKESLQRQLSIALPQVRRNSRTQKWDLSFEILVFILRCG